From one Anaeromyxobacter diazotrophicus genomic stretch:
- a CDS encoding sigma-54-dependent transcriptional regulator: MARVLVVDDEASVRAALKELVQSRGWEPLVARSGAEALELVERADAVVTDFSMPEMDGMDLLRAIHERDEALPVILLTAHGSERLAVRAIRAGAYEYVAKPFDVDEMLLALARALEARELRQRDRQLTAEHAIGRRVVGVSAPMRRLLEATTRVAGKDITVLVRGETGTGKELIGSLLHAQSRRADGPLVRFNCSAIPADLAEAELFGHTRGAFTGAAQARAGFFAEANHGTLVLDEVGELPIAIQAKLLRALQDGEIQPVGSGRVEKVDVRIVACTNRDLAAEAREGRFRQDLYYRLAVVELVVPPLRERREDIPALAHEFALRYAERFDGEGVRLAPALVQRLTAADWPGNVRQLENAVARMVALSGGGEIGPEAFSGSASEPAAPRPGAGPAAAADGQTLREQLDVLERTVIARTMTAVGGNQSEAARRLGISRNTLTERLRRYEIAADFGSGGSR, translated from the coding sequence ATGGCCCGTGTGCTCGTCGTCGATGACGAGGCCTCCGTCCGCGCGGCCCTGAAGGAGCTCGTCCAGAGCCGCGGATGGGAGCCGCTCGTGGCGCGCTCGGGCGCGGAGGCGCTGGAGCTCGTGGAGCGCGCCGACGCCGTGGTCACCGACTTCTCCATGCCGGAGATGGACGGCATGGACCTCCTGCGCGCCATCCACGAGCGGGACGAGGCCCTGCCGGTGATCCTGCTCACCGCGCACGGCTCCGAGCGGCTCGCGGTGCGCGCCATCCGGGCCGGCGCGTACGAGTACGTCGCGAAGCCGTTCGACGTGGACGAGATGCTGCTCGCGCTCGCGCGCGCGCTCGAGGCCCGCGAGCTGCGCCAGCGCGACCGGCAGCTGACCGCGGAGCACGCCATCGGCCGCCGCGTGGTCGGCGTGTCCGCGCCGATGCGGCGCCTGCTCGAGGCGACGACGCGGGTGGCCGGGAAGGACATCACCGTCCTCGTGCGCGGGGAGACCGGGACCGGCAAGGAGCTCATCGGCTCGCTCCTGCACGCCCAGAGCCGGCGCGCGGATGGCCCGCTCGTCCGGTTCAACTGCAGCGCCATCCCGGCGGACCTGGCCGAGGCGGAGCTCTTCGGGCACACCCGCGGCGCCTTCACCGGCGCGGCGCAGGCGCGGGCCGGGTTCTTCGCCGAGGCGAACCACGGGACCCTGGTCCTCGACGAGGTGGGCGAGCTCCCCATCGCCATCCAGGCGAAGCTGCTGCGCGCGCTGCAGGACGGCGAGATCCAGCCGGTGGGGTCGGGGCGGGTGGAGAAGGTCGACGTGCGGATCGTCGCCTGCACGAACCGCGACCTCGCCGCAGAGGCGCGCGAGGGGCGGTTCCGGCAGGACCTGTACTACCGCCTCGCGGTGGTCGAGCTGGTGGTGCCGCCGCTCCGGGAGCGCCGCGAGGACATCCCCGCGCTCGCCCACGAGTTCGCGCTCCGGTACGCGGAGCGCTTCGACGGGGAGGGCGTCCGCCTCGCCCCGGCGCTCGTGCAGCGCCTCACCGCCGCCGACTGGCCGGGCAACGTCCGCCAGCTCGAGAACGCGGTGGCGCGGATGGTGGCCCTGAGCGGCGGCGGCGAGATCGGCCCGGAGGCCTTCTCCGGCAGCGCCTCCGAGCCCGCGGCCCCGCGGCCGGGCGCCGGCCCCGCCGCGGCGGCCGATGGCCAGACGTTGCGCGAGCAGCTCGACGTGCTCGAGCGCACCGTCATCGCTCGGACGATGACCGCGGTCGGCGGCAACCAGTCCGAGGCGGCGCGGCGGCTCGGGATCAGCCGCAACACGCTCACCGAGCGCCTCCGCCGCTACGAGATCGCGGCGGACTTCGGCTCCGGCGGCTCGCGCTGA
- a CDS encoding TolC family protein: protein MARFLVALGAVMAAAHASALQPLEEFLRGARASGADDAEARALHRQAGADAQGALGRALPRLSLRGTYTRNQYETDVDLPAAGGGTPATVTITPKGQLDGSATLDVPLVNLATFAGIAAARTGARAAGIAAAATDLRVQAQVAQDYYQLVANVSLVGSSKRALEVARASLQTAERLHAAGSVPLLDVDRAGGEVERDVQQVAAAELQVALVARALASASGVTPELDREVTLADDLHEEPPLERFQPPDDHLPSLAAAIERRVSAEQLATAQRLALVPSLSASITERGTNATGFSGREFYWQGVVALTWSFDLTTVANIRSQDAAADAARAREQRARLAARDDIHATWRTVATDIARSRSARVQAQVNARAAQLALERYQAGTATQLDLLQAQRDAFAADAGRIQADADLVNARAQLRIAAGVSLLEPRAEVAP from the coding sequence ATGGCAAGGTTTCTGGTCGCGCTCGGCGCGGTGATGGCTGCGGCGCACGCGAGCGCGCTCCAGCCGCTCGAGGAGTTCCTGCGCGGCGCCCGGGCGAGCGGCGCCGACGACGCCGAGGCCCGCGCCCTGCACCGGCAGGCGGGCGCGGACGCGCAGGGGGCGCTCGGTCGCGCGCTGCCGCGCCTGTCGCTGCGAGGGACCTACACCCGGAACCAGTACGAGACCGACGTCGACCTTCCCGCGGCGGGCGGCGGCACGCCCGCGACGGTCACCATCACGCCCAAGGGCCAGCTGGACGGGAGCGCCACGCTCGACGTGCCGCTCGTGAACCTCGCCACCTTCGCCGGGATCGCCGCCGCCCGCACCGGCGCCCGCGCGGCCGGGATCGCGGCGGCCGCGACCGACCTGCGCGTCCAGGCGCAGGTCGCCCAGGATTACTACCAGCTCGTCGCGAACGTCTCGCTCGTCGGCTCGTCGAAGCGGGCGCTCGAGGTGGCTCGCGCCAGCCTGCAGACCGCGGAGCGGCTGCACGCCGCCGGCTCCGTCCCGCTGCTCGACGTGGACCGCGCCGGGGGCGAGGTGGAGCGCGACGTGCAGCAGGTGGCGGCGGCGGAGCTGCAGGTGGCGCTGGTCGCGCGGGCGCTGGCATCGGCCAGCGGCGTCACCCCGGAGCTCGACCGCGAGGTGACGCTCGCGGACGACCTCCACGAGGAACCGCCGCTGGAGCGGTTCCAGCCGCCGGACGATCACCTCCCCTCGCTCGCGGCGGCGATCGAGCGCCGCGTCTCCGCGGAGCAGCTGGCGACGGCGCAGCGCCTCGCGCTGGTCCCCAGCCTGAGCGCGTCCATCACGGAGCGGGGCACGAACGCCACCGGCTTCTCCGGGCGGGAGTTCTACTGGCAGGGGGTCGTCGCGCTCACCTGGTCCTTCGACCTGACCACGGTCGCGAACATCCGCTCCCAGGACGCGGCCGCCGACGCCGCGCGCGCGCGGGAGCAGCGCGCCCGGCTCGCCGCGCGCGACGACATCCACGCCACCTGGAGGACGGTCGCGACGGACATCGCCCGGAGCCGCTCCGCGCGCGTCCAGGCGCAGGTGAACGCGCGCGCGGCGCAGCTCGCGCTCGAGCGGTACCAGGCGGGCACCGCGACGCAGCTCGATCTCCTGCAGGCGCAGCGCGACGCCTTCGCGGCCGACGCGGGGCGCATCCAGGCCGACGCCGACCTGGTCAACGCGCGCGCGCAGCTGCGGATCGCCGCGGGGGTGAGCCTCCTCGAGCCCAGGGCGGAGGTGGCGCCGTGA
- a CDS encoding efflux RND transporter periplasmic adaptor subunit — MKSKTRQRIVVVVGLVTVVAILVGVKAGQIVTMVHAGESFTPPPQAVTSATVQRAEWEAARAAVGTLVAVQGVTLGAEVPGRVREITFRSGAVVKAGEVLVRLDTSAEDAQLAAAVADAELAKATLTRSRRLRQGEVNAQADLDAAEARAKQADATVANLRAIIAKKTIRAPFEGRISIRQVNLGQILAPGTPIASLQQVSPIHADFWLPQQALRDVEAGERVRLRTDTFPDAAWEGEVSTVNPEVDPATRNVRVRATFRNADGRLRPGMFGNVEVLASQKRPVLTIPATAVMYAPYGDSVYAIEPQQGAAGKPAAVVRQKFVRLGERRGDLVAVVSGLGAGETIVSSGVFKLRNGAAVAVDDTLAPKAQLAPKPTEE; from the coding sequence ATGAAGAGCAAGACCAGGCAGCGCATCGTCGTCGTCGTCGGGCTGGTGACCGTCGTCGCCATCCTCGTCGGGGTGAAGGCCGGCCAGATCGTGACCATGGTCCACGCCGGCGAGTCCTTCACCCCGCCCCCGCAGGCGGTCACCTCCGCCACCGTCCAGCGCGCGGAGTGGGAGGCCGCGCGAGCGGCCGTCGGCACCCTCGTGGCGGTGCAGGGCGTCACGCTCGGCGCCGAGGTCCCCGGGCGCGTCCGCGAGATCACCTTCCGGTCCGGGGCGGTGGTGAAGGCCGGCGAGGTGCTCGTCCGGCTCGACACCTCCGCCGAGGACGCGCAGCTCGCGGCGGCGGTCGCGGACGCGGAGCTCGCCAAGGCGACGCTGACGCGGTCGAGGAGGCTGCGCCAGGGCGAGGTCAACGCCCAGGCCGACCTCGACGCGGCCGAGGCGCGCGCCAAGCAGGCGGACGCCACCGTGGCGAACCTGCGGGCCATCATCGCCAAGAAGACCATCCGCGCTCCGTTCGAGGGGCGCATCTCGATCCGTCAGGTGAACCTCGGGCAGATCCTGGCGCCCGGGACGCCGATCGCGTCGCTGCAGCAGGTGAGCCCCATTCACGCCGACTTCTGGCTGCCTCAGCAGGCGCTGCGGGACGTCGAGGCCGGCGAGCGAGTCCGCCTCCGGACGGACACGTTCCCGGACGCCGCCTGGGAAGGCGAGGTGTCGACGGTGAACCCCGAGGTGGACCCGGCCACGCGCAACGTCCGGGTCCGCGCCACCTTCCGGAACGCCGACGGGCGCCTGCGGCCCGGGATGTTCGGGAACGTGGAGGTCCTCGCCTCCCAGAAGCGGCCCGTGCTCACCATCCCGGCCACCGCGGTGATGTACGCGCCGTACGGTGACTCGGTCTACGCCATCGAGCCGCAGCAGGGGGCGGCCGGGAAGCCCGCCGCGGTGGTCCGGCAGAAGTTCGTGCGCCTGGGAGAGCGGCGCGGCGACCTGGTGGCGGTGGTCTCCGGGCTCGGGGCGGGCGAGACCATCGTGAGCAGCGGCGTGTTCAAGCTGCGGAACGGCGCCGCGGTCGCGGTCGACGACACCCTGGCGCCGAAGGCGCAGCTCGCGCCGAAGCCGACGGAAGAGTGA
- a CDS encoding efflux RND transporter permease subunit — protein MRFTDIFIRRPVIAVVVSLVIVIAGIQAIRTLNARQYPRSENAEITVTTTYVGANAELVRGFITTPLERVIAAADGIDYIESESKQNVSIIRARLRLNYDATRALSEIGSKVDQVRGDLPPDAEVPVLSIVSADSQFASTYLSFSSAFLKQNEITDYLVRVVQPRLSAIQGVQRADIIGARTFAMRIWLKPDRMAALNVSPAQVRQALAANNYLAAVGQTKGSLVQVNLTANTDLHSEKEFRELVVREKDGATVRLGDIADVVLGAEDYDTAVNFNGQTAVFIGVWALPNANALEVVQRVRAEMASLQQDLPEQIQARVAYDATDYIRSAIHEVQTTLTETLLIVVLVIFLFLGSLRSVLIPVVAIPVSLIGAVFLMQVFGFTVNLLTLLAIVLSVGLVVDDAIVVVENVERHLREGARPVDAAILGVRELVGPIIAMTITLAAVYAPIAFQGGLTGSLFREFALTLAGAVAISGVVALTLSPMMSAYLLRREERGLAARISRGFERIKAVYARLLDRSLSGSRGSIYAAWIVLSLLALAMFSQAPRELAPTEDQGVILGVVNTPSNSTADQLAPLTHEVFRTVKDLPESSFVFQVTSPDTGFWGTTLTPWEDRKRNAFQILPEVTARVSRIPGIETFPILPPALPGGGQFPVEFVIASTADTAQVLELAKKVQERAVASKMFAFPPLIDVKVDQPSSEVELDREKVAQLGLNLQGVGQDLGAATGGHFVNRFSIGGRSYKVIPQVLRSERLNPEQLKDIYVNGRDGQLVSLDSIARIRDTVTPRSLNRFQQLNSVKISGVAMRPLDEALRFLEGESAKILPKGYTLDYTGESRQLRTEGNKFVPAFLLAVVLIFLVLAAQFNSFRDPFVILAGSVPLGMFGAMVMMFLKMPNPTLHYFTDGWTTTLNVYSQVGLVTLVGLVAKNGILIVEFANKLQEQGLSKLEAVKSAAVTRLRPILMTSVATVLGHFPLTLVTGPGAKARNSIGLVLVSGMAIGTVFTLFFLPAIYLLIARDHRAAARGEPATDDVPAANAEALDLPIHAAREATPS, from the coding sequence ATGAGGTTCACCGACATCTTCATCCGACGCCCGGTCATCGCCGTCGTCGTCAGCCTCGTCATCGTGATCGCGGGCATCCAGGCCATCCGGACGCTCAACGCCCGCCAGTACCCGCGGAGCGAGAACGCCGAGATCACCGTCACCACGACGTACGTGGGGGCGAACGCCGAGCTCGTGCGCGGGTTCATCACCACCCCGCTGGAGCGGGTGATCGCCGCGGCCGACGGCATCGACTACATCGAGTCGGAGAGCAAGCAGAACGTGTCCATCATCCGGGCGCGGCTGCGGCTCAACTACGACGCCACCCGGGCGCTCTCGGAGATCGGCTCGAAGGTCGACCAGGTCCGCGGCGACCTGCCTCCGGACGCGGAGGTGCCGGTCCTGAGCATCGTCTCGGCCGACAGCCAGTTCGCCTCCACCTACCTCTCCTTCTCCTCGGCGTTCCTGAAGCAGAACGAGATCACCGACTACCTGGTCCGCGTGGTCCAGCCGCGGCTCTCGGCCATCCAGGGCGTGCAGCGCGCCGACATCATCGGGGCGCGGACCTTCGCCATGCGCATCTGGCTCAAGCCGGATCGGATGGCGGCCCTCAACGTGAGCCCGGCCCAGGTGCGGCAGGCGTTGGCCGCCAACAACTACCTCGCCGCCGTGGGCCAGACCAAGGGCTCGCTCGTCCAGGTGAACCTCACCGCGAACACGGACCTGCACTCGGAGAAGGAGTTCCGGGAGCTCGTCGTCCGCGAGAAGGACGGGGCGACGGTCCGGCTCGGCGACATCGCCGACGTGGTGCTCGGCGCGGAGGACTACGACACCGCGGTGAACTTCAACGGGCAGACCGCCGTGTTCATCGGCGTCTGGGCGCTCCCGAACGCGAACGCCCTCGAGGTCGTCCAGCGCGTCCGCGCGGAGATGGCGTCGCTCCAGCAGGACCTCCCGGAGCAGATCCAGGCCCGGGTCGCCTACGACGCCACCGACTACATCCGCAGCGCCATCCACGAGGTGCAGACCACGCTCACGGAGACGCTCCTCATCGTGGTCCTCGTCATCTTCCTCTTCCTCGGGTCGCTCCGGTCGGTCCTCATCCCGGTCGTCGCCATCCCGGTGTCGCTCATCGGGGCGGTGTTCCTGATGCAGGTCTTCGGGTTCACGGTGAACCTCCTGACGCTCCTCGCCATCGTGCTCTCGGTCGGGCTCGTGGTCGACGACGCCATCGTCGTGGTCGAGAACGTCGAGCGGCACCTGCGCGAGGGGGCGCGGCCCGTGGACGCGGCGATCCTCGGCGTGCGAGAGCTCGTCGGGCCGATCATCGCGATGACCATCACGCTCGCGGCGGTCTACGCGCCCATCGCCTTCCAGGGGGGGCTCACCGGCTCGCTGTTCCGGGAGTTCGCCCTCACCCTCGCCGGCGCCGTCGCCATCTCCGGCGTCGTGGCGCTGACGCTCTCGCCCATGATGTCGGCGTACCTCCTGCGCCGTGAGGAGCGAGGGCTCGCGGCGCGCATCAGCCGCGGCTTCGAGCGCATCAAGGCGGTCTACGCGCGCCTCCTCGACCGATCGCTGAGCGGCTCGCGCGGCTCCATCTACGCGGCCTGGATCGTGCTGAGCTTGCTCGCGCTCGCGATGTTCTCGCAGGCCCCGCGCGAGCTCGCGCCGACGGAGGACCAGGGCGTCATCCTGGGCGTCGTCAACACGCCCTCGAACTCCACGGCCGACCAGCTCGCGCCGCTGACGCACGAGGTGTTCCGGACGGTGAAGGATCTCCCGGAGTCGAGCTTCGTCTTCCAGGTCACCTCGCCCGACACCGGGTTCTGGGGGACGACGCTCACGCCGTGGGAGGATCGGAAGCGGAACGCGTTCCAGATCCTGCCGGAGGTGACGGCGCGCGTCTCCAGGATCCCGGGGATCGAGACCTTCCCCATCCTGCCGCCCGCGCTGCCCGGCGGCGGCCAGTTCCCCGTCGAGTTCGTCATCGCCTCGACCGCGGACACCGCGCAGGTGCTCGAGCTCGCGAAGAAGGTCCAGGAGCGGGCGGTGGCGAGCAAGATGTTCGCCTTCCCGCCGCTCATCGACGTCAAGGTGGACCAGCCCTCGTCCGAGGTGGAGCTCGACCGCGAGAAGGTGGCGCAGCTGGGGCTGAACCTCCAGGGCGTGGGGCAGGACCTCGGGGCGGCCACGGGCGGCCACTTCGTCAACCGGTTCAGCATCGGCGGCCGCAGCTACAAGGTCATCCCGCAGGTGCTGCGCTCCGAGCGCCTCAACCCCGAGCAGCTCAAGGACATCTACGTGAACGGCCGCGACGGCCAGCTGGTGTCGCTCGACTCCATCGCCCGCATCCGCGACACGGTCACGCCGCGCTCGCTCAACCGCTTCCAGCAGCTCAACTCCGTGAAGATCAGCGGGGTGGCGATGCGGCCGCTCGACGAGGCGCTGCGGTTCCTGGAGGGCGAGTCCGCCAAGATCCTGCCGAAGGGGTACACGCTCGACTACACGGGCGAGTCGCGCCAGCTCCGGACGGAGGGGAACAAGTTCGTGCCGGCGTTCCTGCTCGCGGTGGTGCTCATCTTCCTGGTGCTCGCCGCGCAGTTCAACAGCTTCCGCGATCCGTTCGTGATCCTGGCCGGGTCCGTGCCCCTCGGCATGTTCGGCGCGATGGTGATGATGTTCCTGAAGATGCCCAACCCGACGCTCCACTACTTCACCGACGGCTGGACGACGACGCTCAACGTCTACTCGCAGGTGGGGCTCGTGACGCTGGTCGGGCTCGTCGCCAAGAACGGCATCCTCATCGTCGAGTTCGCCAACAAGCTGCAGGAGCAGGGGCTCTCGAAGCTCGAGGCGGTGAAGAGCGCCGCGGTGACGCGCCTCCGCCCCATCCTCATGACGAGCGTGGCGACCGTCCTCGGTCACTTCCCGCTGACGCTGGTGACCGGGCCGGGGGCGAAGGCGCGGAACAGCATCGGGCTCGTCCTCGTCTCCGGCATGGCGATCGGGACGGTGTTCACGCTCTTCTTCCTGCCCGCCATCTACCTCCTCATCGCGCGCGACCACCGGGCGGCCGCGCGCGGCGAGCCCGCCACCGACGACGTCCCGGCCGCGAACGCCGAGGCGCTCGACCTGCCGATCCACGCCGCCCGCGAGGCGACGCCCTCGTGA
- a CDS encoding ester cyclase yields the protein MAVDIKQAQRRLLEEAFGKGNFGAYDEICDPGYRAHDPVTGDADLKQEKEYCRMYRTAFPDLSPSILRSWVDADGDTCITQWRMSGTHQGQLMGVAPTGRRCTVEGISISHFKGGKLLEDWVQWDALGLMRQLGEGATASATASAAGARPQASQAQPKH from the coding sequence ATGGCCGTCGACATCAAGCAGGCCCAGCGCCGGTTGCTCGAGGAGGCGTTCGGGAAGGGGAACTTCGGCGCGTACGACGAGATCTGCGATCCCGGCTACCGGGCGCACGACCCGGTGACGGGGGACGCCGATCTGAAGCAGGAGAAGGAGTACTGCCGCATGTACCGCACGGCCTTCCCTGACCTCTCGCCCAGCATCCTCCGCAGCTGGGTGGACGCCGACGGCGACACCTGCATCACCCAGTGGCGCATGAGCGGCACGCACCAGGGCCAGCTCATGGGCGTCGCGCCGACCGGCCGGCGCTGCACGGTGGAGGGGATCTCCATCAGCCATTTCAAGGGCGGCAAGCTCCTCGAGGACTGGGTGCAGTGGGACGCGCTCGGCCTGATGCGCCAGCTCGGCGAGGGCGCCACCGCCAGCGCCACGGCCTCCGCCGCGGGCGCGCGCCCGCAGGCGAGCCAGGCGCAGCCGAAGCACTAG
- a CDS encoding VOC family protein, translated as MIELDHLVVAALTLDEGMRWVRERVGVAPEPGGQHLGFGTHNALLRLGEDVYLEVLAPDPAQPEPPRSRLFGLDGDATRASLERGPRLLHWVVRTGALGAAIRRLATAAGLEPAAVGLPTPMQRGQLRWTLALPSDGSRPPGGLPSVIDWGATPHPCSRLPDRGVRLERLELAAEAPIASALAELTRDPRVALAAGAPARCIAHLAAPSGTATLGEGHIAGRDAT; from the coding sequence ATGATCGAGCTCGACCACCTGGTCGTGGCGGCTCTTACCCTGGACGAGGGCATGCGCTGGGTGCGGGAGCGGGTCGGCGTCGCGCCCGAGCCCGGCGGACAGCACCTGGGGTTCGGGACGCACAACGCGCTGCTGCGGCTCGGCGAGGACGTCTACCTGGAGGTCCTCGCGCCCGACCCCGCGCAGCCCGAGCCGCCCCGCTCCCGGCTGTTCGGGCTCGACGGCGACGCGACGCGCGCGTCGCTGGAGCGGGGCCCGCGGCTCCTGCACTGGGTGGTCCGGACGGGAGCGCTGGGCGCGGCGATCCGGCGGCTCGCCACCGCGGCCGGGCTCGAGCCGGCCGCGGTCGGCCTCCCGACCCCCATGCAGCGCGGCCAGCTCCGGTGGACCCTGGCGCTCCCATCCGACGGCTCGCGGCCGCCCGGCGGGTTGCCGAGCGTGATCGACTGGGGCGCGACCCCGCACCCGTGCTCACGGCTTCCCGACCGCGGGGTGCGGCTCGAGCGGCTGGAGCTCGCCGCCGAAGCCCCGATCGCCTCGGCGCTCGCCGAGCTGACGCGCGATCCACGCGTCGCCCTCGCCGCCGGTGCGCCGGCGCGGTGCATCGCCCACCTCGCCGCTCCGTCAGGGACCGCGACGCTGGGCGAAGGTCACATCGCGGGGCGCGACGCTACTTGA
- a CDS encoding ribonuclease HI family protein encodes MSVLVDLLRFIAANEQLPRTLQRYAGHDRDAIGKLIAAAADRLEESEKAAEPAPGPRGKTGLKVRKQSEVERAAKQSAEELDAAMNESKAQREQKKRQRALDAERERAEAVEKAAELPPRVRLFTDGAARGNPGPAGAGAVIVSPAGHIMAKLGKFLGDSTNNVAEYTGLILGLKRAKAMGIKELDVFSDSELLVKQLAGDYAVKAEHLRPLHDEAQALLKAFPEVRVAHIPREENAAADEMSNRAIDERL; translated from the coding sequence GTGTCGGTCCTCGTCGACCTGCTCCGCTTCATCGCGGCCAACGAGCAGCTGCCGCGCACGCTGCAGCGCTACGCCGGCCACGACCGCGACGCGATCGGCAAGCTCATCGCGGCCGCCGCCGACCGCCTGGAGGAGTCGGAGAAGGCCGCCGAGCCCGCCCCGGGCCCCCGGGGCAAGACGGGGCTCAAGGTGCGCAAGCAGAGCGAGGTCGAGCGCGCCGCCAAGCAGAGCGCCGAGGAGCTCGACGCCGCCATGAACGAGTCGAAGGCCCAGCGCGAGCAGAAGAAGCGCCAGCGCGCCCTCGACGCGGAGCGCGAGCGGGCCGAGGCGGTGGAGAAGGCGGCCGAGCTGCCGCCGCGGGTGCGGCTCTTCACCGACGGCGCCGCCCGCGGCAACCCCGGCCCGGCCGGCGCGGGCGCGGTCATCGTGAGCCCGGCCGGCCACATCATGGCCAAGCTCGGCAAGTTCCTCGGGGACAGCACCAACAACGTCGCCGAGTACACCGGCCTCATCCTGGGCCTCAAGCGCGCCAAGGCGATGGGCATCAAGGAGCTCGACGTCTTCTCCGACTCCGAGCTGCTGGTGAAGCAGCTCGCCGGCGACTACGCGGTGAAGGCGGAGCACCTCCGGCCGCTGCACGACGAGGCGCAGGCGCTCCTCAAGGCCTTCCCGGAGGTGCGGGTGGCGCACATCCCGCGCGAGGAGAACGCGGCCGCGGACGAGATGTCGAACCGGGCCATCGACGAGCGGCTGTAG
- a CDS encoding zinc ribbon domain-containing protein → MSLREKLKALEELQQIDLDAGGLRGEADTVPARRAEIEAGVAAARKAYETEKARLEDNERERRQIELLLGMERDKVKKWEGRLGEIKTPREYAALSREIEIAKKTNEGQSEQMKALAAAAVELKKSLDAAADALSERELGAQDELAALGKRAAEYEVKLRELEARRGEASKQVDPALLSRYENIKRKRAGVAVAPVVGTTCRGCNRNIPPQLGIVLQRADSVETCPNCNRIIYSAEAVNPPAATA, encoded by the coding sequence TTGTCGCTGCGTGAGAAGCTGAAGGCGCTGGAGGAGCTGCAGCAGATCGACCTCGACGCGGGCGGGCTGCGCGGAGAGGCGGACACCGTCCCGGCGCGCCGGGCGGAGATCGAGGCCGGCGTCGCGGCCGCCCGGAAGGCCTACGAGACGGAGAAGGCGCGCCTCGAGGACAACGAGCGCGAGCGCCGCCAGATCGAGCTGCTGCTCGGGATGGAGCGGGACAAGGTGAAGAAGTGGGAGGGGCGCCTGGGCGAGATCAAGACGCCGCGCGAGTACGCCGCGCTCTCCCGCGAGATCGAGATCGCGAAGAAGACCAACGAGGGGCAGTCCGAGCAGATGAAGGCGCTCGCCGCCGCCGCGGTCGAGCTGAAGAAGAGCCTCGACGCCGCCGCCGACGCGCTCTCCGAGCGCGAGCTGGGCGCCCAGGACGAGCTGGCCGCGCTGGGCAAGCGCGCCGCCGAGTACGAGGTGAAGCTGCGCGAGCTGGAGGCGCGGCGCGGCGAGGCCTCGAAGCAGGTCGACCCGGCGCTCCTCTCCCGGTACGAGAACATCAAGCGCAAGCGCGCCGGCGTGGCGGTCGCGCCGGTGGTCGGCACCACCTGCCGCGGCTGCAACCGCAACATCCCGCCCCAGCTCGGCATCGTCCTGCAGCGGGCGGACTCGGTCGAGACCTGCCCCAACTGCAACCGCATCATCTACTCGGCCGAGGCGGTGAACCCGCCCGCCGCGACCGCCTGA